In Flavobacterium sp. N1736, the following are encoded in one genomic region:
- a CDS encoding nitrite reductase, with amino-acid sequence MESFRTEIENPIVQKEIIDLEKKIHLFRGGKIDDERFRSLRLARGIYGQRQEGVQMIRIKLPYGKVTSEQLVRITKVSDEYSTGRLHITTRQDIQIHYVSLDRTPELWANLAKDDVTLREACGNTVRNITGSELAGVDVNEPFDVSPYAHALFQYLLRNPICQEMGRKFKISFSSSDEDTALSYLHDLGFIPKVVDGVRGFKIMFGGGLGSQPAHAELLSEFVPANQIIPTAEGIIRIFDRYGERAKRMKARMKFLIKEMGRDVFLDLVEKEKKAIAFETYEIDTTAFDGPIAEPLLQAPEVTIEDTAAYEAWKKSNVIAQKQAGYYAIGIKVLLGDFYTDKARLLAALIKNYAANELRFSLRQNIVIRHVKEENLPFFYQELAKLDFVHLGYNSTADITACPGTDTCNLGIASSTGIAEELEKVLNAEYPQYLNNREIEIKISGCMNACGQHNMSAIGFQGMSINSGKLVAPALQVLLGGGRLGNGAGRFADKVIKIPSRRGPDALRTILNDFDKNANGEKFLNYYDLKGEKYFYEILKPFADVTNLTEADFVDWGNADNYVKAVGVGECAGVVIDLVATLLLEAKDKLTFAQESFDENKWSDAIYHAYAGFVNGAKALLLSENEKTNNHAGIVDLFDTVFIATDKIQLPTTFRELVYQINQNEPTEEFAKAYIQQGISFFDTIEKYRAQELANA; translated from the coding sequence ATGGAAAGTTTTAGAACAGAAATAGAAAATCCGATAGTTCAGAAAGAGATTATCGACTTAGAAAAAAAGATTCATTTATTCCGTGGAGGAAAAATTGATGATGAGCGTTTTCGTAGTCTTCGTTTAGCGCGTGGAATTTACGGACAACGTCAGGAAGGCGTTCAAATGATTCGTATTAAATTGCCTTACGGTAAAGTAACCAGCGAACAATTGGTGCGTATTACTAAAGTTTCTGATGAATATTCTACCGGGCGTTTGCACATTACAACGCGTCAGGATATACAAATTCACTACGTAAGTCTGGACAGAACTCCTGAACTTTGGGCAAATTTGGCCAAAGACGATGTTACGTTGCGTGAAGCTTGTGGAAACACAGTTCGTAACATTACAGGAAGCGAATTGGCAGGTGTAGATGTAAACGAACCATTTGATGTTTCGCCTTACGCACATGCTTTATTTCAATATTTGTTAAGAAACCCAATTTGTCAGGAAATGGGACGTAAATTCAAAATTTCGTTCTCATCTTCAGATGAAGATACCGCTTTGAGTTATTTGCACGATTTAGGATTTATTCCGAAAGTTGTTGATGGCGTTCGTGGATTCAAAATTATGTTTGGTGGAGGTTTAGGTTCGCAGCCGGCTCATGCTGAATTGCTTTCAGAGTTTGTTCCGGCGAATCAAATTATCCCAACGGCAGAAGGAATCATCCGTATTTTTGACAGATATGGCGAACGTGCAAAAAGAATGAAAGCACGTATGAAATTCTTAATCAAAGAAATGGGTAGAGATGTTTTCCTTGATTTAGTTGAAAAAGAAAAAAAAGCAATCGCTTTTGAAACTTACGAAATTGACACAACTGCTTTTGACGGACCAATTGCTGAACCATTATTGCAAGCTCCGGAAGTTACAATTGAAGATACTGCGGCTTATGAAGCGTGGAAAAAATCGAATGTAATTGCTCAAAAACAAGCAGGTTATTATGCTATTGGGATCAAAGTTTTATTAGGAGATTTTTATACTGATAAAGCCAGATTATTAGCAGCTTTGATTAAAAATTATGCAGCAAATGAATTACGTTTTTCATTGCGTCAAAATATTGTAATACGTCACGTAAAAGAGGAGAATTTACCCTTCTTTTATCAGGAATTAGCCAAGTTGGACTTTGTGCATTTAGGATATAATTCTACAGCAGATATTACAGCATGTCCGGGAACTGATACTTGCAATTTGGGGATTGCAAGTAGTACCGGAATTGCAGAAGAACTAGAAAAAGTTTTAAATGCAGAATATCCTCAATATTTAAACAATCGCGAAATTGAGATTAAAATTTCGGGTTGTATGAACGCTTGCGGACAACACAATATGTCGGCAATTGGTTTTCAGGGAATGTCAATAAATTCAGGAAAATTAGTGGCTCCGGCTTTGCAGGTTTTACTTGGTGGAGGAAGATTAGGAAACGGTGCAGGACGTTTTGCAGATAAAGTAATCAAAATTCCAAGCCGTAGAGGACCGGATGCTTTGCGTACTATTTTAAATGATTTTGATAAAAATGCAAACGGAGAAAAATTCCTAAATTATTACGATCTTAAAGGAGAGAAATATTTCTATGAAATTTTAAAACCTTTCGCAGACGTAACTAATTTAACCGAAGCTGATTTCGTAGATTGGGGTAATGCAGATAACTACGTAAAAGCAGTTGGAGTTGGGGAATGTGCTGGTGTAGTGATCGATTTAGTAGCGACTTTATTATTAGAAGCCAAAGATAAATTGACTTTTGCACAAGAATCATTCGACGAAAATAAATGGTCAGATGCAATTTATCATGCTTATGCAGGATTTGTAAACGGTGCAAAAGCGTTGTTGCTTTCAGAAAACGAAAAAACAAATAATCACGCAGGAATTGTTGATTTATTTGACACTGTTTTCATTGCAACTGATAAAATTCAATTACCAACAACATTCAGAGAATTGGTATATCAAATCAATCAAAATGAACCAACTGAAGAATTTGCAAAAGCATACATTCAACAAGGAATTTCATTTTTTGATACCATTGAAAAATACAGAGCTCAAGAATTAGCAAATGCTTAA
- the cobA gene encoding uroporphyrinogen-III C-methyltransferase, whose amino-acid sequence MLNIKPKVTLVGAGPGDPDLLTLKAVKALAEANVVLYDALANEEILAHAPKNAIRIFVGKKIGNHAYTQDQINQLIVDNALTYGNVVRLKGGDPFIFGRGSEEIEFVESFGIETFVIPGISSVVAVPASQGISITKRGVSESFWAITGTTSDRKLSSDVALAAQSSATVVILMGMHKLPQIIDLFQKEDKGDLPVAIIQNGTTADEKVGVGTVDSILEVVKQQKLSSPAIIVLGNVVRESNKLKGFYEEFLSKEIVR is encoded by the coding sequence ATGCTTAATATCAAACCCAAAGTAACTTTAGTTGGAGCAGGTCCGGGCGATCCCGATTTGCTTACACTGAAAGCCGTAAAAGCACTAGCTGAAGCTAATGTGGTTTTGTACGATGCCTTGGCTAATGAAGAAATATTGGCTCATGCTCCTAAAAATGCTATCCGAATTTTTGTTGGAAAAAAAATAGGCAATCACGCGTACACGCAAGATCAAATTAATCAGCTGATTGTTGATAATGCATTAACTTACGGAAATGTTGTGCGTTTAAAAGGTGGAGATCCATTTATTTTTGGACGCGGAAGCGAAGAAATAGAATTTGTAGAAAGCTTCGGAATCGAGACGTTTGTAATTCCTGGAATCTCATCTGTAGTAGCAGTTCCGGCAAGTCAGGGAATTTCGATTACTAAAAGAGGAGTTTCAGAAAGCTTTTGGGCAATTACAGGAACAACTTCTGACAGGAAATTATCTTCAGATGTGGCTTTGGCAGCACAATCATCGGCGACAGTTGTTATTTTGATGGGAATGCACAAATTGCCTCAAATTATTGATTTGTTTCAAAAAGAAGATAAAGGAGATTTACCCGTTGCGATTATTCAAAACGGAACAACAGCGGATGAAAAAGTAGGCGTTGGAACAGTAGATTCGATTTTAGAAGTTGTAAAACAGCAAAAGTTAAGTTCACCAGCGATTATTGTCCTCGGAAATGTGGTTCGCGAAAGCAATAAATTAAAGGGGTTTTACGAAGAATTTCTATCAAAAGAAATCGTTCGATAG
- the metH gene encoding methionine synthase, which produces MAEKRKDLVLAGLEPLIITPESVFVNIGERTNVTGSRKFLRLIKEEKYDEALDIARQQVEGGAQIIDINMDEGMLDGVQAMTKFLNLIASEPDISRVPIMIDSSKWEIIEAGLKVVQGKSVVNSISLKEGEEAFIHHAKLIKRYGAAAIIMAFDEVGQADNFERRVEICQRSYDILVDKVGFPPQDIIFDLNIFPVATGMEEHRLNALDFFRGTKWVRENLPHAHISGGVSNVSFSFRGNDTVREAMHSVFLYHAIQNGMTMGIVNPEMLSIYDDIPKDLLEHVEDVILNRRDDATERLLDFAENVKGDVKTDEKAIQEWRLGTVQERITHSLVKGVDAFIEEDVEEARLAAVKPIEVIEINLMTGMNVVGDLFGSGKMFLPQVVKSARVMKKAVAYLLPYIEASKQAGDKQGNGKILMATVKGDVHDIGKNIVSVVLACNNYEIVDLGVMVPPEKIIAAAIEHNVDIIGLSGLITPSLDEMVYLAKELDKQGIKIPIMIGGATTSRAHTAVKIAPQYRETVIHVNDASRAVTVAGNLLDHNRKIYASDIRAEYDAFRETFLNRSRDKNFLTIEQARKNKLQLDWDEYTPTKPKVIGKQIIEVDLDVLVPYIDWTPFFRTWELFGKYPAILTDEVVGEQATSVFADAQEMLKVILAEKKLTAKGIYGIFPANQIDDDDIELRDENGKVLEKFLTLRQQSQKTKGAPNIALSDFILPKDSGITDYIGAFCVTTGFGVDEWAAEFEKDLDDYNSIMVKALADRFAEAFAEYLHEKVRQDFWGYDAEESLSTEDLIEENYKGIRPAPGYPACPDHLEKPTIWKLLNVADEIGVTLTESMAMWPASSVSGYYFGNPKSKYFGLGKIKEDQVVDYAKRRNVSTEYASKWLNPNIAD; this is translated from the coding sequence ATGGCAGAAAAAAGAAAAGACCTTGTATTGGCAGGATTAGAACCGTTGATTATTACGCCAGAAAGTGTTTTTGTAAACATTGGCGAGCGTACGAATGTAACAGGTTCAAGAAAATTCCTTCGCCTGATCAAGGAAGAGAAGTATGACGAGGCGCTTGATATTGCAAGACAACAAGTAGAAGGAGGAGCACAGATCATCGATATTAATATGGATGAAGGAATGCTTGATGGTGTTCAGGCAATGACAAAATTTTTGAATTTAATTGCATCTGAACCGGATATTTCGAGAGTGCCGATTATGATCGACAGTTCGAAATGGGAAATCATTGAAGCAGGTCTAAAAGTAGTACAAGGAAAAAGCGTTGTAAACTCGATTTCGTTAAAAGAAGGCGAAGAAGCCTTTATTCACCATGCTAAATTAATCAAACGTTACGGAGCTGCGGCTATTATTATGGCTTTTGACGAAGTAGGTCAGGCGGATAATTTTGAGCGTAGAGTCGAAATCTGCCAGCGTTCGTATGATATTTTAGTTGATAAAGTTGGTTTTCCTCCACAGGATATTATTTTCGATTTGAATATTTTTCCAGTTGCAACCGGAATGGAAGAACATCGCCTGAATGCTTTGGACTTTTTTAGAGGTACAAAATGGGTTCGTGAAAACTTGCCGCACGCACATATTAGTGGTGGAGTAAGTAATGTTTCGTTCTCTTTTAGAGGAAACGATACGGTTCGTGAAGCGATGCACTCGGTGTTTTTATATCACGCGATTCAAAACGGCATGACAATGGGAATCGTAAATCCGGAGATGCTTTCGATTTATGATGATATTCCAAAAGATTTATTAGAACACGTTGAAGACGTAATCTTAAACAGACGTGACGATGCAACTGAACGACTTTTGGATTTTGCTGAGAATGTAAAAGGAGATGTAAAAACCGATGAAAAAGCGATTCAGGAATGGCGTTTAGGAACGGTTCAGGAACGAATAACGCATTCATTAGTAAAAGGAGTTGATGCTTTTATTGAAGAAGATGTTGAAGAAGCACGTCTTGCCGCTGTAAAACCTATTGAAGTTATCGAAATCAATTTGATGACGGGAATGAATGTCGTTGGAGATTTATTTGGAAGTGGAAAAATGTTCTTGCCTCAGGTAGTAAAATCGGCACGTGTAATGAAAAAAGCCGTTGCGTATTTATTGCCATATATTGAAGCAAGCAAACAAGCCGGAGACAAACAAGGAAACGGAAAAATATTGATGGCAACCGTAAAAGGTGACGTTCACGATATTGGTAAAAATATTGTTTCGGTGGTTTTGGCTTGTAATAACTATGAGATTGTAGATCTTGGTGTTATGGTGCCTCCGGAAAAAATTATTGCGGCGGCGATAGAGCACAATGTCGACATTATTGGTTTAAGCGGACTGATCACACCTTCGCTTGACGAAATGGTTTATTTGGCTAAAGAACTGGACAAACAAGGAATTAAAATTCCGATTATGATTGGTGGAGCAACGACTTCGCGTGCGCATACAGCCGTGAAAATCGCCCCGCAATACAGAGAAACTGTAATTCACGTAAACGATGCTTCGAGAGCTGTTACCGTGGCAGGAAACCTGTTAGATCACAATCGCAAAATATATGCAAGCGATATTCGTGCAGAATATGATGCGTTTAGAGAAACGTTTTTGAATCGTTCAAGAGATAAAAACTTCCTGACGATTGAGCAAGCGCGTAAAAATAAACTACAATTGGATTGGGATGAATATACGCCAACCAAACCAAAAGTAATTGGCAAACAAATCATTGAAGTTGATCTTGATGTTTTGGTTCCGTATATCGACTGGACACCATTTTTTAGAACATGGGAATTGTTCGGAAAATATCCGGCAATCTTGACGGATGAGGTTGTGGGAGAACAGGCAACTTCGGTTTTTGCAGATGCTCAGGAAATGCTGAAAGTGATTTTGGCAGAGAAAAAACTAACGGCAAAAGGTATTTACGGAATTTTCCCTGCGAATCAAATTGATGACGACGATATCGAATTGCGTGATGAAAACGGAAAAGTTCTGGAGAAATTCTTGACACTTCGTCAGCAATCACAAAAAACAAAAGGAGCACCAAACATCGCTTTATCTGACTTTATCTTGCCAAAGGATTCAGGAATTACAGATTATATAGGAGCATTTTGTGTAACAACCGGTTTTGGTGTAGACGAATGGGCAGCCGAATTCGAAAAAGATCTTGACGATTATAATTCGATTATGGTAAAAGCATTAGCAGATCGTTTTGCTGAGGCTTTCGCCGAATATTTACACGAAAAAGTACGTCAGGATTTCTGGGGTTATGATGCTGAAGAATCACTTTCGACAGAAGATTTGATCGAAGAAAATTACAAAGGAATTCGTCCTGCGCCAGGTTATCCGGCTTGTCCAGATCACTTGGAGAAACCAACAATCTGGAAACTCTTAAATGTCGCAGACGAAATTGGAGTAACCTTGACGGAAAGTATGGCAATGTGGCCGGCATCATCTGTTTCCGGATATTACTTCGGGAATCCAAAAAGTAAATACTTCGGACTCGGAAAAATAAAAGAAGATCAGGTAGTAGATTACGCCAAACGACGTAACGTCTCAACTGAATACGCAAGCAAATGGTTAAACCCTAATATAGCAGACTAA
- a CDS encoding bifunctional precorrin-2 dehydrogenase/sirohydrochlorin ferrochelatase, producing the protein MEQNELYPIFLKLHNLNVLIVGGGNVGLEKLSFLLKSSPNANVEVVAKDFHLEIKILAENHPSITLTQSKFKKKMLKKRNMVIACTDDLKVNKKVYDLSRKRYLICNIADTPDLCDYYLGGIVTKGNVKIAISTNGKSPTTAKRLREFFEEVIPEDINKMVENLNEYRKTLKGDFEDKVKKMNEITASLKNKE; encoded by the coding sequence ATGGAACAAAATGAATTATATCCAATATTTTTAAAACTTCACAATCTGAATGTTTTGATTGTGGGCGGAGGAAATGTTGGCTTAGAAAAGCTTTCTTTTTTATTAAAGTCGAGCCCAAATGCTAATGTTGAGGTTGTAGCAAAAGATTTTCATCTTGAGATTAAAATTCTGGCTGAAAATCATCCTTCGATTACATTAACACAATCGAAGTTTAAAAAGAAAATGCTCAAAAAACGCAACATGGTAATCGCATGTACCGATGATTTAAAAGTCAATAAAAAGGTATATGATTTATCCCGAAAGCGTTATTTGATTTGCAATATTGCCGATACGCCTGATTTATGTGATTATTATTTAGGCGGAATCGTAACAAAAGGAAATGTAAAAATTGCCATTTCGACCAATGGAAAATCTCCAACAACAGCCAAAAGACTGAGAGAGTTTTTTGAAGAAGTAATTCCGGAGGATATCAATAAAATGGTCGAAAACCTCAATGAATACAGGAAAACATTGAAAGGCGATTTTGAAGACAAGGTTAAAAAGATGAACGAAATCACCGCATCATTAAAAAATAAAGAGTAA
- a CDS encoding homocysteine S-methyltransferase family protein, protein MSITIQEAIKKNILILDGAMGTMLQRYNFSEEDFRGERFKDFPHPLKGNNDLLSITQPQAIRDVHAAYFEAGADIVETNTFSGTTIGMADYFLEDLVYELNYESAKLAREVADEFTAKNPDKPRFVAGSIGPTNRTASMSPDVNDPGYRAVTFDDLRIAYKQQVEALMDGGCDLLLVETIFDTLNAKAALFAIEEVKDDRNIDIPIMVSGTITDASGRTLSGQTVEAFLISVSHIPLLSVGFNCALGADLLKPYLKTLAQHTSFNVSAHPNAGLPNAFGQYDETPEQTQAFIKEYLDDNLINIIGGCCGTTPDHIRLIAEVAKDYKPRVAPVIA, encoded by the coding sequence ATGTCAATAACAATTCAGGAAGCAATTAAAAAAAATATCCTAATCCTTGACGGAGCAATGGGAACGATGTTGCAGCGCTATAATTTCTCCGAAGAAGATTTTCGTGGAGAGCGTTTCAAAGATTTTCCGCATCCATTAAAAGGAAACAACGATTTACTATCCATAACACAACCACAAGCAATCCGCGATGTCCACGCCGCTTATTTTGAAGCGGGTGCAGACATCGTAGAAACCAACACCTTTTCAGGAACCACAATCGGTATGGCGGATTATTTTCTGGAAGATTTGGTTTATGAATTAAACTACGAATCGGCTAAACTTGCCCGAGAAGTAGCCGATGAATTTACAGCCAAAAATCCGGACAAACCACGTTTTGTAGCAGGTTCAATTGGACCAACAAACAGAACTGCAAGTATGTCACCAGATGTAAACGATCCGGGTTACAGAGCTGTAACGTTTGATGATTTACGAATTGCTTACAAACAACAAGTAGAAGCCTTAATGGATGGCGGTTGCGATTTACTTTTGGTAGAAACAATCTTCGATACTTTAAATGCCAAAGCAGCACTTTTTGCAATCGAAGAAGTAAAAGACGACCGTAATATCGATATTCCGATCATGGTTTCAGGAACGATTACAGATGCCTCTGGAAGAACACTTTCTGGGCAAACGGTTGAAGCGTTTTTGATTTCAGTATCACATATTCCGTTATTAAGCGTAGGATTCAATTGCGCTCTTGGAGCCGATTTGTTGAAACCATACTTGAAAACATTAGCACAACACACGAGTTTTAATGTTTCGGCACATCCAAATGCAGGATTACCAAACGCATTCGGACAATATGATGAAACACCGGAACAAACTCAGGCATTCATCAAGGAATATTTAGACGATAATTTAATCAACATCATTGGCGGTTGTTGCGGAACAACTCCGGATCATATTAGATTAATTGCTGAGGTTGCGAAGGATTATAAGCCTAGAGTAGCGCCGGTTATTGCGTAA
- a CDS encoding NAD(P)/FAD-dependent oxidoreductase produces MIKTDILIIGAGPTGLFAVFEAGLLKLKCHILDALPQAGGQLSELYPKKPIYDIPGFPEVLAGDLIDNLQEQIKQFEPGYTLGERAETIEKQEDGSFIVTSNKGTKFHAPVIAIAGGLGSFEPRKPLIEDIEFYEDKGVKYFIKNPEKFRDKRVVIAGGGDSALDWSIFLSNVASEVTLIHRRNEFRGALDSVEKVQELKTSGKIKLITPAEVIGINGAEHVESLDIEENGAHRKIETDFFIPLFGLTPKLGPIADWGLDIEKNAIKVNNALDYQTNIPGIFAIGDVNTYPGKLKLILCGFHEATLMCQAAYQIINPGKKYVLKYTTVSGVDGFDGTRKEAPKAVVKAIV; encoded by the coding sequence ATGATTAAAACAGATATACTTATAATTGGAGCAGGACCAACAGGTTTATTTGCCGTTTTCGAGGCAGGATTATTAAAATTAAAATGTCATATTTTAGATGCTTTACCACAAGCAGGCGGACAACTTTCAGAGTTATATCCAAAAAAACCTATTTATGATATTCCTGGTTTCCCAGAAGTTTTAGCAGGAGATTTAATTGATAACTTACAAGAACAAATTAAACAATTTGAACCAGGTTATACATTAGGAGAACGCGCTGAAACAATCGAAAAACAAGAAGACGGAAGTTTCATTGTAACATCAAATAAAGGAACTAAATTTCACGCACCGGTTATTGCTATTGCTGGAGGTTTAGGAAGTTTTGAGCCTCGCAAACCACTTATTGAAGATATCGAGTTTTATGAAGATAAAGGAGTAAAATACTTCATCAAAAATCCGGAGAAATTCAGAGATAAAAGAGTTGTAATTGCCGGAGGAGGAGATTCAGCATTAGACTGGAGTATTTTCTTGTCGAATGTAGCTTCTGAAGTAACCTTAATTCACCGTAGAAATGAATTTAGAGGCGCTTTAGATTCAGTAGAAAAAGTACAGGAATTAAAAACATCCGGAAAAATTAAATTAATTACTCCTGCAGAAGTAATTGGAATTAATGGTGCTGAACATGTTGAATCACTTGATATTGAAGAAAACGGAGCACACCGTAAGATCGAAACTGATTTCTTTATTCCACTTTTCGGATTAACGCCAAAATTGGGACCAATCGCAGACTGGGGATTAGATATCGAGAAAAATGCCATTAAAGTAAACAACGCATTAGATTACCAAACCAATATTCCGGGAATCTTTGCTATTGGAGACGTTAACACATATCCGGGAAAATTAAAACTGATTCTTTGTGGTTTCCACGAAGCGACTTTGATGTGTCAGGCTGCGTACCAAATCATCAATCCGGGTAAAAAATATGTTCTTAAATATACAACAGTTTCTGGTGTAGACGGTTTTGACGGAACTCGTAAAGAAGCGCCAAAAGCGGTTGTTAAGGCGATTGTCTAA
- a CDS encoding type II toxin-antitoxin system RelE/ParE family toxin, which yields MALEFIWTSQAINGFNKVVDYLEEKWTAKEILSLEHKIQQVINQISLNPEQFPKSAKNESLYKAIVDKNNYLVYRINRESNIIEIINFRGTKQKSKH from the coding sequence ATGGCATTAGAATTTATTTGGACCTCTCAAGCTATAAATGGTTTTAATAAAGTTGTTGATTATCTTGAGGAAAAATGGACAGCAAAAGAAATTTTAAGTTTAGAACATAAAATTCAACAAGTTATTAATCAAATTAGTCTTAATCCGGAACAGTTTCCAAAGTCTGCCAAAAATGAATCTTTGTATAAAGCTATTGTAGATAAGAATAATTATTTGGTTTATAGAATAAATAGAGAATCCAATATTATAGAAATAATCAATTTTAGAGGAACAAAACAAAAGTCTAAACATTAA